The following are encoded together in the Culex pipiens pallens isolate TS chromosome 1, TS_CPP_V2, whole genome shotgun sequence genome:
- the LOC120430846 gene encoding translocator protein-like, translating to MNAEFLKITAAIALPQVGGLLTALLALPELMGWYQRLNFPPIAPPNWVFPPVWTVLNTALGYASYLVWSAGGGFVGTGRLPLALYGTQLVLNWAWTPVFFKLHQLRWSFLISLVHTAVVYATGYAFFNVNKMAGYLIFPYFAWCTFATLLNFEIYRRNPQEAASREETSE from the exons atgaacGCTGAATTCCTCAAAATCACCGCGGCCATCGCGCTGCCCCAGGTTGGCGGCCTGCTGACGGCACTGCTGGCCCTGCCCGAGCTGATGGGCTGGTACCAACGGCTCAACTTCCCGCCCATCGCGCCGCCGAACTGGGTGTTTCCGCCGGTGTGGACCGTGCTGAACACCGCCCTGGGTTACGCGTCCTATCTGGTGTGGAGCGCCGGCGGAGGATTCGTCGGAACGGGTCGGCTGCCGCTGGCACTGTACGGAACGCAGCTGGTGCTCAACTGGGCCTGGACGCCCGTCTTTTTCAAGCTGCACCAGCTGAGATGG AGCTTCCTGATATCGCTTGTTCATACAGCGGTAGTGTACGCAACCGGATATGCGTTTTTCAACGTGAACAAGATGGCCGGCTATCTGATCTTTCCGTACTTTGCGTGGTGCACGTTTGCTACGTTGCTGAACTTTGAGATCTACAGACGGAATCCGCAGGAAGCTGCATCCAGAGAAGAGACTTCCGaataa